From a region of the Halolamina sp. CBA1230 genome:
- a CDS encoding heavy-metal-associated domain-containing protein, translating into MARETLSVEGMACGSCEETVESAVAALDGAESVEADNATDTVEIEGSVDPDDVTEAIEAAGYTVLG; encoded by the coding sequence ATGGCACGGGAGACGCTCTCCGTCGAAGGAATGGCGTGTGGCAGCTGTGAGGAGACCGTCGAGTCGGCGGTCGCGGCGCTCGACGGCGCGGAGTCAGTCGAGGCCGACAACGCGACCGACACCGTCGAGATCGAGGGATCGGTCGACCCCGACGACGTCACGGAGGCGATCGAGGCGGCTGGCTACACGGTCCTCGGCTAG
- a CDS encoding cupin domain-containing protein codes for MEYVAFDEAETYEPDEGWQRRALAGSDRFTFEWFEKPPGHSSPMHDHENEQVCLCLEGELTVHTEEESVTLSKNDSVHLDAWESHRVENETDERAVGLDVFAPGRGFEFWTDRD; via the coding sequence ATGGAGTACGTGGCGTTCGACGAGGCCGAGACGTACGAACCCGACGAGGGCTGGCAACGCCGCGCCCTCGCCGGCAGCGATCGGTTCACTTTCGAGTGGTTCGAGAAGCCGCCGGGCCACTCGTCGCCGATGCACGACCACGAGAACGAGCAGGTCTGTCTCTGTCTCGAGGGTGAACTCACCGTCCACACCGAAGAGGAGTCGGTGACGCTGTCGAAGAACGACTCCGTCCATCTCGACGCCTGGGAGTCCCACCGCGTCGAGAACGAGACCGACGAGCGCGCGGTCGGGCTCGACGTGTTCGCGCCCGGCCGCGGCTTCGAGTTCTGGACCGACCGGGACTGA